From Thermostichus vulcanus str. 'Rupite':
GAGCTACAGCTTAGACTTGAGGGAGAGAGTTGTAAAGTATGTTGAGGAAGGGGGCAGTCCAACGGAAGCTGCCCAGCTCTACGACGTCAGTCGTGCAACTATTTATCGCTGGCTAGGCCGAGA
This genomic window contains:
- a CDS encoding IS630 transposase-related protein, translated to MSYSLDLRERVVKYVEEGGSPTEAAQLYDVSRATIYRWLGR